A genomic window from Serratia liquefaciens includes:
- the arsC gene encoding arsenate reductase (glutaredoxin) (This arsenate reductase requires both glutathione and glutaredoxin to convert arsenate to arsenite, after which the efflux transporter formed by ArsA and ArsB can extrude the arsenite from the cell, providing resistance.) produces the protein MKNVTIYHNPRCSKSRETLALLEQHGVKPDVVLYLETPPSVDQLKKLLKELGFSSARELMRKKEDLYKDLKLADEDLSEAQLLQAMVDNPKLIERPIVVKGTLARIGRPPEQVLEIL, from the coding sequence ATGAAAAACGTCACTATTTACCACAACCCGCGCTGCTCCAAGAGCCGTGAAACCCTGGCGCTGTTGGAACAGCATGGCGTGAAGCCTGACGTGGTGCTGTATCTGGAAACGCCGCCGTCGGTAGACCAGCTGAAGAAACTGCTGAAAGAACTGGGGTTCAGTTCCGCACGCGAGCTTATGCGCAAGAAAGAAGATCTGTACAAGGATTTAAAGCTGGCGGATGAAGACCTGAGCGAAGCCCAACTGTTGCAGGCGATGGTGGACAATCCAAAGCTGATTGAGCGTCCTATCGTGGTCAAAGGCACCCTGGCACGTATCGGCCGACCGCCAGAACAGGTGCTGGAGATTTTGTAA
- the hda gene encoding DnaA inactivator Hda has protein sequence MNTPAQLSLPLYLPDDETFASFYPGENPSLLSAIQSAVRQEHGSYIYFWSREGGGRSHLLHAACAELSQRGEAVGYVPLDKRAYFVPEVLDGMEQLALVCIDNIECIAGDEEWEMAIFNLYNRILETGRTRLFITGDRPPRQLNLNLPDLASRLDWGQIYKLQPLSDEEKLLALQLRGKLRGFELPEDVGRFLLKRLDREMRTLFMTLDQLDHASITAQRKLTIPFVKEILGL, from the coding sequence CTGAATACGCCGGCACAGCTTTCACTGCCACTTTATCTTCCCGATGATGAGACTTTTGCCAGTTTTTATCCGGGGGAGAACCCATCCCTATTGAGCGCGATCCAGTCCGCCGTTCGTCAGGAACATGGCAGCTATATCTATTTCTGGTCACGCGAGGGCGGTGGGCGCAGTCACCTGTTGCATGCGGCCTGTGCGGAGCTTTCGCAGCGCGGTGAAGCCGTCGGCTATGTGCCGTTGGACAAGCGCGCTTATTTCGTGCCGGAAGTCTTGGACGGGATGGAGCAGTTGGCGCTGGTATGCATCGACAATATCGAATGCATCGCCGGTGACGAAGAGTGGGAAATGGCGATCTTTAATCTCTACAACCGCATTCTGGAAACTGGCCGCACGCGCCTGTTCATCACCGGCGATCGTCCGCCGCGTCAATTGAATTTGAACCTGCCGGACCTGGCTTCACGCCTGGACTGGGGGCAAATCTACAAGTTACAGCCGCTGTCGGATGAAGAAAAACTGCTGGCCCTGCAACTGCGTGGCAAACTGCGCGGCTTTGAACTGCCGGAAGACGTCGGTCGTTTCCTGCTCAAGCGGTTGGATCGCGAAATGCGTACCTTGTTTATGACCCTGGATCAACTCGATCACGCCTCGATCACCGCCCAACGCAAGTTGACCATCCCCTTTGTCAAAGAGATCCTCGGGCTGTAG
- a CDS encoding E3 ubiquitin--protein ligase gives MKVWNKVLLASIIGLLLAGCDDSSKVDANLEKAKDSAEQMKDAAQKKADDLTDKAAAVAKDIKQEATTQADQLKDKASAIKDDAAKQADAITNDAKAKADAIKEDASKQSQQLVDQAKTIKNDAINGANDLTEQAKAKTEAIKNSAENKADELKSDADAAGKENTPPAAQQ, from the coding sequence ATGAAAGTATGGAATAAAGTGCTTTTGGCCTCAATCATTGGGCTATTGCTTGCCGGCTGCGATGACTCATCCAAGGTCGACGCCAATCTTGAAAAAGCCAAAGACAGCGCCGAGCAGATGAAAGATGCCGCACAGAAAAAAGCGGACGATCTGACCGATAAAGCCGCCGCGGTGGCCAAAGACATCAAGCAAGAGGCCACCACTCAGGCCGACCAATTGAAAGACAAGGCCTCGGCGATTAAAGACGATGCCGCCAAGCAGGCAGATGCCATTACCAATGATGCGAAAGCCAAGGCTGACGCCATCAAAGAAGATGCCAGCAAGCAAAGCCAGCAGCTGGTCGATCAGGCTAAAACCATTAAGAACGATGCCATTAATGGTGCCAACGATCTGACCGAGCAAGCCAAAGCGAAAACCGAAGCGATTAAAAACAGCGCTGAGAATAAAGCGGATGAATTAAAAAGTGATGCCGATGCAGCAGGGAAAGAAAATACCCCGCCGGCCGCACAACAATAA
- a CDS encoding GlsB/YeaQ/YmgE family stress response membrane protein, with the protein MGIISWIIFGLIAGILAKWIMPGKDGGGFILTVVLGIVGAVVGGYISTFFGYGRVDGFNFGSFVVAVIGAIVVLFVYRKIRS; encoded by the coding sequence ATGGGGATTATTTCCTGGATTATCTTCGGTCTGATCGCCGGTATTTTAGCCAAGTGGATTATGCCAGGCAAAGACGGCGGCGGTTTTATTCTGACCGTCGTCCTGGGTATCGTCGGTGCCGTGGTTGGGGGCTATATCAGCACCTTCTTTGGCTACGGCAGAGTTGACGGTTTCAACTTCGGCAGCTTCGTGGTGGCGGTGATCGGCGCTATCGTGGTGCTGTTTGTATACCGTAAGATCCGCAGTTAA
- the uraA gene encoding uracil permease — translation MTRRVIGVSERPPLLQTIPLSFQHLFAMFGATVLVPILFKINPATVLLFNGVGTLLYLFICKGKIPAYLGSSFAFISPVLLLLPLGYEVALGGFIMCGVLFCLVALLVKKAGTGWLDVIFPPAAMGAIVAVIGLELAGVAANMAGLLPADGVSADTTTITISLVTLGVTILGSVLFRGFLAIIPILIGVLVGYGLSFFMGVVDLTPIREAHWFALPTFYTPRFEWFAIFTILPAALVVIAEHVGHLVVTANIVKKDLLRDPGLHRSMFANGISTVISGFFGSTPNTTYGENIGVMAITKVYSTWVIGGAAVLAILLSCVGKLAAAIQAVPVPVMGGVSLLLYGVIGASGIRVLIESKVDYNKAQNLILTSVILIIGVSGAKVHIGAAELKGMALATIVGIGLSLLFKVISLYRKEEEVIEAPDESAEQK, via the coding sequence ATGACCCGTCGCGTGATAGGCGTAAGCGAACGCCCGCCGCTACTCCAGACTATTCCGCTCAGCTTCCAACACCTGTTCGCCATGTTTGGCGCGACCGTGCTGGTGCCTATTTTGTTCAAGATTAACCCGGCGACGGTGTTGCTGTTTAATGGCGTCGGTACCCTGCTGTACCTGTTTATCTGCAAGGGAAAGATCCCGGCCTATCTCGGCTCCAGCTTTGCGTTTATTTCCCCGGTGCTGCTGCTGTTGCCGTTGGGTTATGAAGTGGCGTTGGGCGGTTTTATCATGTGCGGGGTGCTGTTTTGCCTGGTCGCGCTGCTGGTTAAAAAAGCCGGTACCGGCTGGCTGGACGTCATCTTCCCTCCGGCGGCGATGGGGGCTATTGTCGCGGTCATCGGCCTGGAACTGGCCGGTGTGGCGGCGAACATGGCGGGCTTGCTGCCGGCCGACGGCGTCAGCGCAGACACCACTACCATCACTATCTCGCTGGTGACGCTGGGCGTGACCATCCTGGGTTCCGTGCTGTTCCGCGGTTTTCTGGCGATTATCCCGATCCTGATTGGCGTGCTGGTGGGGTATGGGCTGTCATTCTTTATGGGCGTGGTGGATTTGACCCCGATCCGTGAGGCGCACTGGTTCGCGCTGCCGACGTTTTACACCCCGCGTTTTGAATGGTTCGCTATCTTTACCATCCTGCCGGCGGCGCTGGTGGTGATCGCCGAGCACGTTGGCCACCTGGTGGTGACCGCGAATATCGTCAAAAAAGATCTGCTTCGTGACCCTGGCCTGCACCGCTCGATGTTCGCCAATGGCATTTCGACGGTGATTTCCGGCTTCTTCGGCTCCACGCCAAACACCACCTACGGTGAAAATATTGGCGTGATGGCCATCACCAAGGTTTACAGCACCTGGGTGATCGGCGGCGCGGCGGTTCTGGCTATTCTGCTGTCCTGCGTCGGTAAACTGGCGGCGGCCATCCAGGCGGTGCCGGTACCGGTGATGGGCGGGGTCTCTCTGCTGCTGTACGGGGTGATCGGTGCGTCAGGTATTCGTGTGCTGATTGAATCCAAAGTGGATTACAACAAGGCGCAAAACCTGATCCTGACCTCGGTGATCCTGATTATCGGCGTCAGCGGGGCCAAGGTGCACATCGGTGCTGCCGAGTTGAAAGGCATGGCGCTGGCGACCATCGTCGGCATTGGCCTCAGCCTGCTGTTTAAGGTCATCAGCCTGTACCGCAAGGAAGAGGAAGTGATCGAAGCGCCGGACGAGTCGGCCGAACAGAAGTAG
- the upp gene encoding uracil phosphoribosyltransferase has product MKIVEVKHPLVKHKLGLMRENDISTKRFRELASEVGSLLTYEATADLETEKVTIDGWCGPVEIDQIKGKKITVVPILRAGLGMMEGVLENVPSARISVVGVYRDEETLEPVPYFQKLVSNIEERLALVVDPMLATGGSMIATIDLLKKAGCNSIKVLVLVAAPEGIAALEKAHPDVELYTASIDQCLNEKGYIVPGLGDAGDKIFGTK; this is encoded by the coding sequence ATGAAGATCGTTGAGGTGAAACACCCGCTGGTGAAACACAAGCTTGGCCTGATGCGTGAAAATGATATCAGCACCAAACGCTTCCGTGAGCTGGCCTCAGAAGTGGGTAGTTTGCTGACCTATGAAGCGACCGCCGATCTGGAAACAGAGAAAGTCACCATCGATGGCTGGTGCGGCCCGGTTGAAATAGACCAGATTAAAGGGAAAAAAATTACCGTTGTGCCTATTCTGCGTGCCGGTCTGGGCATGATGGAAGGGGTACTGGAAAACGTACCTAGCGCGCGTATCAGCGTGGTTGGCGTTTACCGTGACGAAGAAACCCTGGAGCCGGTGCCGTATTTCCAAAAGCTGGTTTCCAACATCGAAGAGCGTTTGGCACTGGTTGTCGACCCTATGCTGGCGACCGGCGGCTCGATGATCGCCACTATCGATCTGCTGAAGAAAGCCGGCTGCAACAGCATCAAGGTGCTGGTGCTGGTTGCCGCGCCGGAAGGGATCGCCGCGCTGGAGAAAGCGCACCCGGACGTCGAACTGTACACGGCCTCCATCGATCAATGCCTGAACGAGAAGGGCTACATCGTACCGGGCCTGGGTGATGCGGGCGACAAGATATTTGGTACCAAATAA
- the purM gene encoding phosphoribosylformylglycinamidine cyclo-ligase, producing the protein MTDKTSLSYKDAGVDIDAGNALVDRIKGVVKQTRRPEVMGGLGGFGALCALPQKYREPILVSGTDGVGTKLRLAMDLKRHDTIGIDLVAMCVNDLVVQGAEPLFFLDYFATGKLDVNTAASVITGIAEGCKQSGCALVGGETAEMPGMYHGEDYDVAGFCVGVVEKSEIIDGSKVQSGDALIALGASGPHSNGYSLVRKILEVSNTDPTTTVLEGKPLADHLLAPTKIYVKSVLELIEKIDVHAIAHLTGGGFWENIPRVLPEGMQAVIEESSWQWPAVFNWLQQNGNVSRHEMYRTFNCGVGMVIALPEEAVEPAIALLSAAGEKAWKIGKLTASSDEQQVVING; encoded by the coding sequence GTGACCGACAAAACCTCTCTCAGCTATAAAGACGCAGGTGTCGATATCGATGCTGGCAATGCATTGGTAGACCGCATCAAAGGTGTAGTAAAACAGACCCGCCGCCCGGAAGTGATGGGTGGTCTGGGCGGTTTTGGCGCCCTGTGTGCGTTGCCGCAGAAATACCGCGAGCCGATACTGGTTTCCGGTACCGACGGCGTAGGCACCAAGCTGCGTCTGGCGATGGACCTGAAACGACACGACACCATCGGCATCGATCTGGTCGCAATGTGTGTCAACGACCTGGTGGTTCAGGGCGCTGAGCCGCTGTTCTTCCTGGATTACTTTGCCACCGGTAAACTGGACGTGAACACCGCGGCCAGCGTGATCACCGGCATCGCCGAAGGCTGTAAGCAGTCTGGCTGTGCTCTGGTGGGCGGTGAAACCGCTGAAATGCCGGGCATGTACCACGGCGAAGACTACGACGTGGCCGGCTTTTGCGTCGGCGTGGTCGAAAAGTCCGAGATTATCGACGGCAGCAAGGTGCAGTCCGGTGACGCTCTGATCGCCCTGGGCGCTTCAGGCCCACACTCCAACGGCTACTCGCTGGTACGCAAAATTCTGGAAGTCAGCAACACCGACCCAACCACTACCGTTCTGGAAGGCAAACCGCTGGCGGACCATCTGCTGGCGCCGACCAAGATTTACGTGAAATCGGTGCTGGAGCTGATCGAGAAAATCGACGTGCACGCTATCGCCCACCTGACCGGTGGCGGCTTCTGGGAAAACATCCCGCGCGTGCTGCCGGAAGGCATGCAGGCCGTGATCGAAGAATCCAGCTGGCAATGGCCGGCCGTCTTCAACTGGCTGCAGCAAAACGGCAACGTCAGCCGTCACGAAATGTACCGCACCTTTAACTGTGGCGTGGGCATGGTGATCGCACTGCCGGAAGAAGCCGTGGAACCCGCCATCGCATTGTTGTCCGCAGCCGGTGAAAAAGCGTGGAAGATCGGTAAACTCACCGCTTCTTCTGACGAACAACAAGTGGTCATCAACGGATGA
- the purN gene encoding phosphoribosylglycinamide formyltransferase has product MKKIVVLVSGQGSNLQALIDACQQGKIAGEIVAVFSNKAQAYGLQRAEVAGIAAHALDAKAFADRAAFDVALADAIDQYQPDLVVLAGYMRILSPQFVQRYAGRMLNIHPSLLPKYPGLHTHRQAIDNGDSEHGTSVHFVTEQLDGGPVILQAKVPIFPGDEEDEVVERVQAQEHTLYPLVVNWFVEGRLAMHDNAAWLDGERLPEQGHAAD; this is encoded by the coding sequence ATGAAAAAGATCGTGGTGTTGGTCTCCGGCCAGGGGAGTAATCTCCAGGCGCTGATTGACGCCTGCCAGCAGGGCAAAATTGCCGGCGAGATTGTGGCGGTGTTCAGTAACAAGGCACAGGCTTACGGTTTGCAACGTGCAGAAGTGGCAGGTATTGCCGCTCATGCGCTGGACGCCAAGGCCTTTGCCGACCGGGCCGCGTTTGACGTCGCCCTGGCGGATGCCATCGACCAATACCAACCGGATCTGGTGGTGCTGGCCGGCTACATGCGCATTCTCAGCCCGCAGTTCGTACAGCGCTATGCCGGACGTATGCTGAATATCCACCCTTCCCTGCTGCCCAAATACCCTGGGCTGCATACTCACCGTCAGGCCATCGACAACGGCGACAGCGAACACGGTACTTCGGTGCACTTCGTGACCGAACAGCTCGACGGCGGCCCGGTGATCCTGCAGGCCAAGGTACCGATTTTCCCCGGCGACGAGGAAGATGAGGTGGTTGAACGGGTACAGGCTCAGGAACATACCCTTTACCCGCTGGTGGTGAACTGGTTTGTCGAGGGCCGCCTGGCGATGCACGATAACGCCGCCTGGCTGGATGGCGAGCGCCTGCCCGAGCAAGGGCATGCGGCAGACTAA
- the speG gene encoding spermidine N1-acetyltransferase has protein sequence MSSTTNVRLRPLERDDLTFVHQMDNNASVMRYWFEEPYEAFVELSDLYDKHIHDQSERRFIIEHQGAKVGLVELVEIDHIHRRAEFQIIIDPTHQGKGYATIAAKLAMDYGFSVLNLYKLYLIVDKENPKAIHIYSKLGFEVEGELIDEFFVNGEYRTVLRMCIFQPQYMAKFKTAASDKPLVK, from the coding sequence ATGTCCAGCACTACCAACGTCAGGCTACGCCCACTGGAACGGGATGATTTGACGTTTGTCCATCAGATGGACAACAACGCCAGCGTGATGCGCTACTGGTTTGAAGAACCCTACGAAGCCTTCGTAGAACTCTCCGATCTTTACGACAAACATATCCACGACCAGAGCGAACGCCGCTTTATCATCGAACACCAGGGTGCCAAGGTCGGGCTGGTGGAACTGGTGGAGATCGACCATATCCACCGCCGCGCGGAATTCCAGATCATCATCGACCCGACGCATCAGGGCAAAGGCTACGCCACTATCGCCGCCAAGCTGGCGATGGATTACGGTTTCTCGGTACTGAACCTGTACAAGTTGTACCTGATCGTCGACAAGGAAAACCCGAAGGCTATCCACATCTACAGCAAGCTGGGCTTTGAAGTCGAAGGTGAGCTGATTGACGAATTTTTCGTTAACGGCGAATACCGTACCGTGCTGCGCATGTGCATCTTCCAGCCGCAGTACATGGCGAAATTCAAAACCGCCGCCAGCGATAAACCTTTGGTTAAGTGA
- the pstB gene encoding phosphate ABC transporter ATP-binding protein PstB, protein MSLMTPGSLPRLDVQHLDDEHTALAVNDLNLFYGEKQVLHGISLRIPKHRVTALIGPSGCGKSTLLRCFNRMNDLVDNCRIEGDLQLNGQSIGGAQIDVAALRRRVGMVFQRPNPFPKSIYENVVYGLRLQGVRDRRILDEAVERSLRAAALWHEVKDRLRENAFRLSSGQQQRLVIARAIAIEPEVLLLDEPTSALDPISTLTIEELISALKQQYSVVLVTHNMQQAARVSDYTAFIHQGRLVEYNDTDDIFTSPRQRRTEDYITGRYG, encoded by the coding sequence ATGAGTTTGATGACGCCAGGCAGTTTGCCCCGGTTGGATGTCCAGCACCTTGATGATGAACATACCGCGCTGGCGGTAAACGACCTCAACCTGTTTTATGGCGAAAAACAGGTGCTGCACGGTATCTCGCTGCGTATTCCCAAGCACCGGGTGACGGCGCTGATCGGTCCGTCCGGCTGCGGTAAATCCACGCTGCTGCGCTGTTTCAACCGCATGAACGATTTGGTGGACAACTGCCGGATTGAAGGCGATTTGCAACTGAACGGTCAAAGTATTGGCGGCGCACAGATTGACGTTGCGGCGTTAAGACGGCGGGTCGGTATGGTATTCCAACGGCCGAATCCCTTCCCGAAATCGATTTATGAAAACGTCGTTTACGGCCTGCGTCTGCAGGGCGTACGCGACCGACGGATCCTTGATGAGGCGGTGGAGCGTTCGCTGCGTGCTGCCGCACTGTGGCATGAAGTGAAAGACCGGCTGCGCGAGAATGCGTTTCGTCTTTCCAGCGGTCAGCAGCAAAGGTTGGTGATTGCACGGGCGATAGCCATCGAGCCGGAAGTGCTGCTGCTGGATGAGCCGACCTCGGCGCTGGATCCGATCTCTACATTGACCATTGAAGAGCTGATTTCCGCTCTGAAGCAGCAGTACAGCGTGGTGCTGGTGACGCACAACATGCAGCAGGCGGCACGCGTTTCGGATTACACGGCGTTTATTCACCAGGGCCGATTGGTGGAATACAACGACACCGACGACATCTTTACTTCACCGCGCCAGCGCCGCACCGAGGATTATATTACCGGGCGCTATGGTTGA
- the pstA gene encoding phosphate ABC transporter permease PstA yields MKRWAKSGSPWIWLTAGSVAVSLLALIGIMLLLAGQGMRYFWPSPVYQFELNQSAAGPVTMIGELYQQQSIPRRQLLESDITLPPGNAQSFERYLIKVGNRESEGQDFRTLLAGDIVRQSTPRDLLVLERNNNGTAYGYLAGMLEDGQPLTGRNLSQALLQRLPQIAALSRQAHDIQFRDMARINQRFDTLRLREKSLLREDKLDARAQASINAERLELQRQYRLLSDRLEGLNRDRHRDALLLRDMHGQTHTIALSQVRDAWYPNAMNTTQKLVHWGEQVKKFLSDSPREANTEGGVFPAIFGTVLMVILMSIVVMPFGVIAAVYLHEYAGNNLLTRLIRIAVVNLAGVPSIVYGVFGLGFFVYMIGGTLDQLFYPESLPNPTFGTPGVLWAALTLALLTLPVVIVATEEGLSRIPASLRQGSLALGASRAETLWRIVLPMAAPAMMTGLILAVARAAGETAPLMLVGVVKSVPVLPVDDIFPYLHLERKFMHLSFQIYDMAFQSPSVEAARPLVFATAFLLVAIVVGLNLAAMGIRHSLRERYRAWSQ; encoded by the coding sequence ATGAAGCGCTGGGCGAAGAGCGGTTCGCCGTGGATCTGGCTGACCGCCGGGTCGGTGGCCGTCAGCCTGTTGGCGCTGATCGGCATTATGCTGCTGCTGGCCGGGCAGGGGATGCGCTATTTCTGGCCGAGCCCGGTCTACCAGTTTGAGCTGAATCAGAGCGCCGCAGGGCCGGTGACGATGATCGGCGAGCTGTATCAGCAGCAAAGCATTCCGCGCCGCCAACTGCTGGAGTCCGATATTACACTGCCGCCGGGCAATGCGCAGAGTTTTGAGCGCTATCTGATCAAGGTGGGCAACCGCGAGAGCGAAGGACAAGACTTCCGTACGCTGCTGGCCGGTGACATTGTTCGCCAAAGTACGCCGCGCGATCTGCTGGTGCTGGAACGTAATAACAACGGCACCGCTTACGGTTATCTGGCCGGTATGCTGGAGGATGGTCAGCCGCTGACCGGCCGTAATCTTAGCCAGGCGCTGCTGCAGCGTTTGCCGCAGATTGCCGCACTTTCGCGCCAGGCTCATGATATTCAGTTTCGCGATATGGCGCGCATTAACCAGCGGTTCGATACGCTGCGCCTGCGAGAGAAAAGCTTGCTGCGTGAAGATAAGCTAGACGCCCGCGCACAGGCGTCAATCAATGCCGAGCGGCTGGAACTGCAACGTCAATATCGGTTGCTTTCCGATCGTCTGGAAGGTTTGAACCGCGATCGCCACCGTGATGCGCTGTTGCTGCGTGACATGCACGGCCAGACCCATACCATTGCGCTAAGCCAGGTGCGCGATGCCTGGTACCCCAACGCGATGAATACCACGCAAAAGCTGGTGCACTGGGGCGAACAGGTGAAGAAATTCCTCAGCGACAGCCCGCGAGAGGCCAATACCGAAGGCGGCGTATTCCCGGCGATTTTCGGCACGGTGCTGATGGTGATCCTGATGTCGATCGTGGTGATGCCGTTTGGCGTGATTGCCGCCGTTTACCTGCATGAATACGCAGGCAATAATCTGCTGACGCGGCTGATCCGCATCGCCGTGGTTAACCTGGCCGGCGTACCGTCGATTGTCTATGGCGTGTTTGGTCTTGGCTTCTTCGTCTATATGATTGGCGGTACGCTCGATCAGCTGTTCTACCCGGAGTCGTTGCCTAACCCGACCTTTGGCACGCCGGGCGTGCTGTGGGCGGCCTTGACGCTGGCGCTGCTGACGTTGCCGGTGGTGATTGTCGCCACCGAAGAGGGGCTGTCGCGCATTCCTGCTTCGTTGCGTCAGGGCTCGTTGGCGCTGGGCGCCAGCCGGGCGGAAACGCTGTGGCGTATTGTGTTGCCGATGGCGGCGCCGGCGATGATGACCGGCCTGATCCTGGCGGTGGCGCGCGCTGCCGGGGAGACGGCGCCATTAATGCTGGTGGGGGTAGTGAAATCCGTGCCGGTGCTGCCGGTAGATGATATTTTCCCGTATCTGCATCTGGAGCGGAAGTTTATGCACCTGAGCTTCCAGATCTACGATATGGCTTTCCAGAGCCCGAGCGTGGAGGCTGCCCGGCCGCTGGTGTTCGCCACTGCCTTCCTGCTGGTGGCGATTGTGGTGGGCTTGAATCTGGCGGCGATGGGCATTCGCCATTCGCTGAGGGAGCGGTACAGAGCATGGTCGCAGTAA